One Kitasatospora sp. NBC_01266 genomic window carries:
- a CDS encoding GNAT family N-acetyltransferase — MPDVSVRLANMADHPVAERLWLMFRHDMSEFSDLLPNPDGTFRSDRLRTAFTDTDWAPYLLTSGRHPVGLAFVRGLTGPTRVLNSFFVVRGARRAGIGLRAVQEVVAKHPGPWEVAFQDGNAAAVHFWRRVATAIAGDAWAEERRPVPGRPDLPPDVWISFGVPSKAYD, encoded by the coding sequence CCAGACGTATCCGTGCGCCTCGCGAACATGGCCGACCACCCGGTAGCGGAGCGGCTGTGGCTGATGTTCCGCCACGACATGTCGGAGTTCAGTGATCTGCTGCCCAATCCGGACGGAACCTTCCGTAGCGATCGGCTCCGAACCGCCTTCACTGACACCGACTGGGCGCCGTACCTCCTGACCAGCGGCCGGCACCCCGTCGGGCTCGCCTTCGTCCGTGGCTTGACCGGCCCAACGCGCGTGCTGAACAGCTTCTTCGTGGTGCGCGGAGCACGGAGGGCGGGGATCGGACTGCGTGCCGTTCAAGAGGTCGTGGCCAAGCACCCGGGACCGTGGGAGGTGGCCTTTCAGGACGGGAACGCGGCCGCAGTTCACTTCTGGCGTCGCGTCGCCACGGCGATCGCCGGCGACGCATGGGCCGAGGAACGCAGGCCGGTGCCCGGTCGGCCCGACCTGCCACCTGACGTCTGGATCTCGTTCGGCGTCCCCTCGAAGGCCTACGACTGA